Genomic segment of Salvelinus sp. IW2-2015 unplaced genomic scaffold, ASM291031v2 Un_scaffold4247, whole genome shotgun sequence:
aatgtatttcaaaaattacttagtatcaaaagtaaaagtataaatcatttcaaattccttataattAGGCAAGCCAGACCGCACAattttctgttttctttatttacaGAAAGTCATGGGCCAACTTCAACCTCAGACATTACAAACGCAGCAAGTGTGctcagtgagtctgccagatgaccagggatgttctcttgataagtgcatgaatttgaaaATGTTTCTATCCTGctaaagcattcaaaatgtaaaaactacttttgggtgtctggAAAAATGTTATAGAAGTAAAAATgacattgttttctttaggagTGTAGTGAAATAAAtgcagtcaaaaatataaatagtaaagttacCAGATAgccaaaaaaactactttagtagtaccttaaagtattttacaccactggccTGGGTGTTTTTCaagcacaagtacagtgaaatgcttctttgctagctctaaccccaacaatgcacTGCAtgcactgtacactcttagaaaaagctcttagaaaaaaaggttacaaaatggttatttggctgtcctctAGGAGAAACATGTTGGGTTCCAGTAGAACTCTCCAGTGGAAGGGTTATACCTGAAACTAAAAGGGTtgtacctgaaaccaaaaaagtgttcttcaaacgGTCAAAATGGTTTCCTATGCGGACAGCcaagaacccttttagattctagatagcactgtttttctaagagtgtacccgtAAAGTACACTCGTATTAAAATCAATTACAATCAATCCTGACCTCTTCTTTGCACACACCATCCCACATAGTCCACAGATGAGAAACTGGGGGAACTAAAAGTTATACCCTCCCATTCCTATTAACCATAGAGGTAATAATACTGAAAAAGTGAATGATTTGACTTACACAACTTCCAGCTCCCATATAGGAGAGGCATCCCCAGCTGCAGCTTGTGAACCGACCGGACTCGGATGATGCCGAACACCCCGAGGGCGATGCTGGACGCACCGAGCCCCATCTCCAACACGGACAGTATCACCAGACTCCAGATGTTACATCCTCTGTCCGGCATCACTCCATTCCTTCACAGCGGGTCATTCAAGAAGGTGGTGGTGGTCACCCCCTTGAACCACCCAAAAAGCAGCGAGTTTTGGTTTTTGCCGCTAAAAAGCATTCATCCATTAATCAAAATTACGCAGGTGGACTTTTGCGCGAGggaatgttttctatccagtaACCACCAAGTGATCCACCATGTAACGGCTACTTACATGTTCCCTCTGAAAAAACTCCACTGTTAGACTTTATAAGGTATTCTAAATCAGATCTGTCATAGACTACATGGGATTTATCAAGGATTTGCCTGGAACAGCTCCGTGGACTGCTAGTATGCGTGTTTGATCTACTGTAAGACAGACACGCGTCATTCTCGCCAGTTGCCACCCTCTCAAAACTTTTCTTGCCCACAGCTGCAGTGCTCGTGACTCACGTGACTTCCTTGACGTTTATAGCGCTCATGTGTGCAGTTTATATACATGAGGGTGATTTAAGGTAACTAGCTAGTAAGATTATATAACTAACGAATCCATGAATTGCCCtaaggaataaaaatagtaaTCTTAAATTAAACACCCAATCAATACATAATGCATAGGCTAATGCACAATGCATAATACTTGATATGTTGATAATTGCATTTAGAAAATTGGTGTCATTTGTTTTAAGAGGAAAGTTATTGCCAATTGCATAGCTTGTATGGTCCAATGTTACAGTATATAGCTGAGATATGAATCATTTTTCAGAATATTTTGAATTTATATTGTTGCACATTATTAGCATATCATTATATATACATAacttataaactgggtgtttcaAGCCCTGAATGGACTGATTGGCTGAACCCACATGGATATGGTCTGATTTACTATGGCTATCACAAACATGTATTTGTACTGTTCTAATTAACGTTGGTAGCAATAGCAATaagcaccttgggggtttgtgtaTATTTTCAATATACccaggctaagggctgtatccaggcactccgcgttgcgtcatgtttaagaacagcccttagctgtggtatattggccatataccacaccccctcggcccttattgcttaactatatTTAAAATGTAGTGTTCCATTTTTTTATGGCATTATGAAATATATGGAGTAGGATTACCTCCTTGTGTAGTATAAGACCAAGCAACATGTcgtagggctggtttcccagatacAGATTAAGCCTGGAACCTGGACTAAAACATTTGAATCCAAGAATAAGCATAATCTTGTGTCCAGGAAACCAATCCTTAAATGTTGCCTAATATTGACAAACCCTTCCAACCTGATCCTTTACTCCAAGCCCTGGAGAACAGCTCAGTCTGACATAGTAAGAGGCTTGCTATTTTTAGCACCTGCACCAATATACATGAACATTCCTCTACAGGGCAGACTTGATGTTCACACTGCTGAACCCTACAAAcctactctctgaatgagataacactactctctgaatgagataacactactctctgaatgagatgTAACACTACACGTTCCTGCATGAGAtgacactactctctgaatgagatgacactactctctgaatgagataacactactctctgaatgagatgacactatctctgaatgagatgacactactctctgaatgagatgaactactctctgaatgagatgacactactctctgaatgagatgaCACTACTCTCTGAAGAGTGACACTACTCTCTGAATAGAtacactactctctgaatgagatgacactactctctgaatgagatgacctactctctgaatgagatgacactactctctgaatgagataaCATACTCTCTGAATGAATaacactactctctgaatgagatacactactctctgaatgaagataacactactctctgaatgagataaCACTACTCTCtgacataggcggaaatcccaggggggagggggggacacgacccccccatcctgggaaaataggatttgtcccccccaatatatcactgtaaacataacttgtaatttcaataatattaataatacgcaatgaaagcacttgtgctgattatagacacttaatagcgcgtttttaagtttcacaagattgcgacccccccgccctttgcctcacaatggtttgatccactgccagttctttagctggcaggtaatagagggttcgtatctactgtccgaaaggcaccaCGTGtaacgtaactgacgtgaggtaatccagtcaaCCGCGCTTtagcaatgtatatatatttttaatgttgcagggttcacacagctagctgaatttgcagagctagcggcgcaaactaaagcaaacattaactatcaagctagctagtaacctattcatttatgtggcgtcgtcaaagatggataTTTGCTATCGTCgtttattccaagattagcatgcagctgtagtgcttcaaagtccctgtgataaggttagcgataaactgaagtccaaactgaacagaactaacactctcttataccattgtcttaaatatattttatggtCTCGTTGCAACGctaattgtcgctagtgaattttctattttttttcacctttaaccaggtagcaaagaattaagcaaacaccacagaaacggaattggtgctcgctagctttgcaaattcagctcttgttggaagcctgccaatatgaaacaaaactatgttaaaatttcaaaacgttgcagcattgtgttgtgtaaatgtgtgtgtgcagctagaccggtcagccagccagcagccaggtagaaaaatgtcaagaaaagtaaaaagacggacatcagagtatttttcagtacaccaaaacgcaagtaaaaactctagtagcctaatatttcaaagaccagttgataatgttctaagaaagaagtgaaatgctaatggaaatgtttcacaatgatgtcattaggcagagcaggcaacagatggcacacagacagcagagctgggacaagataggcagggacagactggcagagacagggagtctcaggtaagtttgttgagtctttgtttggcaacattatgaaaggttctcaatttgtttgatttgtaaaatagggacataattggaaaatgccatggataccccactctcaacttaaactggtgactgaaccaagatttgttttaaggcaatggtattgctgttgtgattaattgtgtagtttgggtaccggtagtttcggagtacagcaaacaccttatttcttttctaggagacagactgtgagtcagtgagggtggtgaaagggaaagagccaaggagagagacttcaagggacagtgtcacagccacggcaggaccaggtgtcacccttgttgccagcagcaccagtataggggacagtggcacagccacgaggaccaggtgtcacccttgttgccagcagccaccgtataggggacagtggcacagcatcgtccagttacctcagtgatgacacaaaaccatatcagccacacccacatttatagaaccgcaaacagaagtgttgacgtttcaagagagaggaaaCACTGCACTGataggaacactgctataactattattattattagtattataatgatttaacaacgttgggacaacccttcagttaactactgtacctaacaattatccagtagtagtgattatgtcctcaatatacatttaactattacaacatagtctatgtgttacagcactacttttggtgtcccctcaggaattgctcctagaaaatttcatgtaattgtcccctccaaggttgaatATCAGATTTTTCGCCCTGCTCTCTGAATGAGATGACACTACTCTCTGAATTGGGATGACATACTCTCTGAAATGAGATGGACACTATCTCTGATGAGATTGGGACACTCACTCTCTGAAAGATGAACTCTGAATGAACTACTCTCTGATGAGAtgacactactctctgaatgagatgcactactctctgaatgagaaTGACCACTACTCTCTGAATGAAGTAAACAATCTTGAAGACAATCTCTGACTGAGATGACAAtactctctgaatgagatgacaactactctctgaatgagatgacactactctctgaatgGAGATGaacactactctctgaatgagatgaCAAGCTACTCTTGAATGAGATGaactactctctgaatgagatgaCACTATTCTCTGAATGAGATGaacactactctctgaatgagatgacactacactctctgaatgagatgacactactctctgaatgagataaCACTACTCTCTGAGTGAGAtgacactactctctgaatgGATAACACGACTCTCTGAATGAGATTTAACACTACTCCTCTGAATGAGATaacactactctctgaatgagatgaACACTACTCTTGAATGAGAtgacactactctctgaatgagatgaCACTATCTCTGAATGAGATaacactactctctgaatgagatgaacactactctctgaatgagatgaCACACTCTCTGAATGCGATaacactactctctgaatgagatgaacaactactctctgaatgagaatgacactactctctgaatgagatgacactactctctgaatgagatgacactactctctgaatgagataaCACTCTCTTGAATGAGATGACACTACCTCTGAATGCGAtgacactactctctgaatgagatgacactactctctgaatgagatgaCACTCCTCTCTGAATGAGATGACACTACTCTCCTGATGAGATGACACTACTCTCTGATGATAGATtgacactactctctgaatgagattgacactactctctgaatgagatgacactactctctgaatgagataacactactctctgaatgagaatgacactactctctgaatgagatgacactaactctctgaatgagatgacactactctctgaatgagatgaCACTACTCCTCTGAATGAGAtgacactactctctgaatgGGATAACCAATTCTCTGAATGAGATAACACTACCCTCTGATGAGATAACATGACTCGCTGAATGAGATAACACGACTCGCTGAATGGGATAACACGACTCTCTGAAAATGAGATCAACTACTCTCTGTAGGGATaacactactctctgaatgagataacactactctctgaatgagataaCATCCATGTCAGTGTGTGCATTCCAAATTGAACACTTTCTTTGACCATGACCCATAGGGCACTATAaatggaaaagggtgccatttgggacagagtgtGACAGTGAATGGGAAGGCTACAGTATAAAGGCTCCCTCAACAAAAGTACTCATATCTCATTAATCACAAAAATGCACTGCCTCACTGAGTCTGAAAAGGCAGAGTGCTGGTCCATTCTTTGTGCAGGTTGGTTTTGCCTGGGGGCATTTTGGGGTTTTGCTCTCTGGTTTCGCTGCTATGGGTGAAGTCCTCTCCGCGAATCCTCCCTTGGCTTGTTAACAAATAAGCAGGCAGGCAACAGATACATTCCAGACAGTGTTTCGtgttcagttcacacagacagtCCATGTTTTTGCTGCTTGACAGTCTCAGACAacctgttttgtgtgttttctgtgtgtgttgttctgttctTGCTTACTGTTCGGTGCAAGGAAGACACCAGGAGAAAGAAGTTGTCAAGGCAGCATTACTTTTTATGCTTGACAAGCTACGTTTATGTTTAAGCTGTTTCATGTTAGTGTTGTAAGTTATTGTATGATGTATAAGTGTTGTTGTATGATTGTTGTACATTGTTGTATATGTATGAGTGTTGTATGTTGTTGTATGAGTGttgtatgttgttgtatgttgttgtatgtttgtgatgttgttgttgtggaaGAGGATGCATCCTTTAGTCATGTTATCTTGTTCCTGAAAAATAAACAGTATTCAAAAAGACAAGCTACAGTTGtactattaaaaaaaatgtttttatttatccattatttatttatccttaCTATTAATACAGTGGGCCCCTCCTAAATCctaaaacggcaccctattcaatACATAAGTGCcctactatgggccctggtcagaagtagtgcactatatagggaatagggtgcatttgggacgcatcctgtGTGTTTGGAAATGGCCGTCATCTTTAACAGGACGAGCAGAGGAGACACTGTCTGATGTGGTTGATCATGTGACGTCAATGAGTAGAATGACGGTGATTTACAGTAATGCCAACATCAAAACAGGGTCATGGGGAATTAGCTGTGTGTCTTATTCAAACGGGCACCGACGATCTGTCTCAGATTTAGGGGTCGACTCGCTACATTACAATATTTTTACTCTGTAATCAACTATTAACTTCTAACCTACTCTCACTGCACCATGTGCAGGAAGTTGCGTTACAGATGAGCACGGTTAAAAAACAGAAGTGACGATACATGAGGCACGTTTCACACATTTCTTGAGCTTGAGACATGACATCATGTAATGTAGAACAGGTTCATACATACACTGTAACCTGACACCCCGGATTAATGAAACATGTCAGGTGCGTTTGTTGTTTCATCTTCCACAAAGAGAAGCTGCGTACCTCCGTCAGGTACTATCTTCCTTCCTGTTTACTTTAACTAAAGAAAACCCTGCCACTTAAAACTATATTTGATCATGTAAGCTCGACCTAAAAGAAATAGCACAAATATCATGTCTCCTTCCTGTATGATACTAAGAGAGTGATAGCCAGGGCAATGTTAACATCTCACTCGTGACGATCTGTGCCGTtcacagagaggaggtgagttgCGTTTTAAGCCATTACTCCATCTTCACACTGCTCGCAGTAATGTGGAGTGTCAGAGCCAGCGCCATCTTAGAGACAGCTCACCAGGTTACAGGCAACATCTACCTGCCTGGCTTCAACATGTTCTATGAAGGAAACACAAAAGTAACTATTACTGTACAACAAATAAATGGTGTTATTCTAAAGGCCCAGACCGTTAGATGCGAGTTGAGTCAATCAATTCTGTTTGAACTTCTGAGTGACAGAAGATTACAGTGTAGACGTGGCTCATTCATTTGTACACGTTCAATTGGGACATGGTGAAAAGTGTTTCCTATGAAGCAGATCTTCCTGTCTATGGTGGTGACTGGTGATTGAAGGAAACTGATTGAAAGGAAAACAGATTATTTAAACTGATTCAATCTGGGGTTTTTTTATACATTGAGCAAACTGTTTTCTTTATGGAAACAAGGAAGTGAATCAGAGGAATTGTCCAGGAAGTGTGGACATGTCAATGACTAAATAAGCAGACATCCTGGCCTGTGGTGGAAATCCGACTGCAGTACTCTCTCTAGCCTGTCACAGTCAGAGAACTGTCATGACTTTGGAAGCTCAGGACGGTAGATTAAGTAATCTTATGTTCAACCACACACTTTTATACTGTGGTTCTAAGCTCTGCCTATGATTCAAAATGTTTTAATGTTCAATAGTGAGGAATAACACTAAATGACttcctctactgttctctcttctcataGGAAACAAGTCGACACAAGCCAATATCTGGACTGGATTTGGGTGTCCTCCTTGTGTTACTGCCTGCCTCACCCGTGCTTTTAACTCACCCGGAAAAGCAGGACCTTAGTTGTCTTGGTTCGTCACATTGAATGGCCACCTAATTGATCTGACGGCTGGGTTAAATCTCTCTTCAGATGATCCTATTTTCAGCCTGCTGTATCTGTGGGTTGATCAGTGGGATCCTAAACTTCCAGTTTGTGCGTGTGGTGGCAAAGCGTCCCGATGCCCTGCCGTCCCTCTACCTGGCCATCATGGTGCTGGCCTGCCTGGGCATCGGAGTGTCCATCCTGTTTACCTGGCTCACCTGTCGTCTGGCCAGCAGCGAACAGCAGAGGATGTACCTGGAGAGAGAGCTGTCCCTGCACCACTCCCATGAGATGAGTGAAAAGGTGAGCTCAGATAAAACATGAACGGAaaagtcaataataataatatagaattgGACAGAATGAATGGCCTGTCATTTCTGTCACTATGTATTTCTAAAGCAGTGGTTgccaactccggtcctccagtaccctcaACGCTACACATTATTATTGTAgcccagacaagcaca
This window contains:
- the LOC112077068 gene encoding transmembrane protein 196-like — translated: MILFSACCICGLISGILNFQFVRVVAKRPDALPSLYLAIMVLACLGIGVSILFTWLTCRLASSEQQRMYLERELSLHHSHEMSEKELAERSERAASIPQISFNGKSSPPLSLG